The following proteins are co-located in the Polystyrenella longa genome:
- the rfaE2 gene encoding D-glycero-beta-D-manno-heptose 1-phosphate adenylyltransferase has product MSYYLIDAVERLGNPRILVLGDLILDRYIWGEADRISQEAPVILLSEEKRETRLGGAANVANLLRGLEAEVTMSGLVGADFDAKDLRVQLEGAGVCCDGLLEVEDRPTTVKERFLGRAQHRHPHQMLRVDREVRTPLGEEDGARLIAKLLPLISEHAAILISDYAKGVCTPQVIGAIVAEAKKHGIPVLVDPPAHGNWDLYKGVTAITPNRAETGRAVGFDIDSIEDASRAGQQLCRDLELDHAYITIDRDGVVLARASEEGVHHPTRKREVCDITGAGDTVLAMIGIGMAAGIDPENLSKLSNVAGGLQVEQVGVVLVHRNEILGDLLASRRHHEDKICELVDLKRQLHARRRLDQKIVFTNGCFDLLHVGHVSYLKQASQEGDCLIVALNSDESVRMLDKAPDRPLFSQDDRATMLASLESVDYVIIFNDATPNQLLKELQPDLLVKGGTYSKDEIVGKEVVEAYGGEVKPLTIVAGLSTTNIVERLRQTPTEPVAPTTFTMPTKPPVTTPNPLERKAG; this is encoded by the coding sequence GTGTCTTATTATCTCATTGATGCGGTGGAGCGGCTGGGAAATCCTCGGATTCTGGTTCTTGGGGACCTTATTCTCGATCGGTACATCTGGGGTGAAGCGGATCGGATCAGTCAGGAAGCCCCCGTCATACTGCTTTCAGAAGAAAAGCGGGAGACTCGGTTGGGTGGTGCTGCGAATGTGGCCAACCTGCTGCGCGGGCTGGAGGCTGAAGTCACCATGTCCGGTCTCGTGGGCGCTGACTTCGATGCGAAGGATCTTCGTGTCCAACTCGAAGGGGCGGGCGTCTGTTGCGATGGCCTACTGGAGGTAGAAGATCGTCCCACAACCGTTAAAGAACGATTTCTGGGGCGAGCCCAGCATCGTCACCCCCATCAAATGCTGCGAGTCGACCGGGAAGTCCGCACACCCCTGGGTGAAGAGGATGGAGCACGCTTAATTGCCAAATTACTCCCCCTCATTTCCGAGCATGCTGCGATTTTGATCTCCGACTACGCGAAGGGTGTTTGTACTCCTCAAGTGATCGGCGCGATTGTCGCTGAAGCGAAAAAACATGGAATTCCTGTTCTCGTCGATCCTCCGGCACATGGAAACTGGGATTTATATAAAGGAGTGACGGCCATCACTCCCAACCGGGCCGAGACGGGCCGGGCTGTTGGATTCGATATCGATTCGATTGAAGACGCGAGCCGGGCAGGACAACAGCTCTGCCGGGACTTGGAACTGGATCACGCTTACATCACCATCGATAGAGATGGCGTCGTCCTCGCTCGGGCCAGCGAGGAAGGCGTGCATCACCCAACTCGAAAACGAGAAGTATGCGACATCACCGGGGCGGGCGATACAGTTCTCGCGATGATTGGCATTGGCATGGCAGCGGGTATTGACCCGGAAAACTTGTCCAAGCTGTCCAACGTTGCGGGTGGTCTTCAAGTGGAGCAGGTCGGTGTGGTTCTTGTTCACCGAAACGAAATCCTGGGTGATTTGCTCGCGTCGCGACGACACCATGAAGACAAAATCTGTGAGCTGGTCGATCTCAAACGGCAACTACATGCTCGAAGACGGCTCGATCAAAAAATTGTGTTTACGAATGGTTGTTTTGATCTGTTGCATGTGGGTCATGTTTCCTATCTGAAACAAGCCTCGCAGGAAGGGGATTGTCTGATTGTGGCGCTCAACAGCGATGAGAGCGTTCGCATGTTGGACAAAGCCCCTGACCGGCCACTATTCAGTCAGGACGATCGCGCGACAATGCTCGCCAGTTTGGAATCAGTTGACTATGTGATTATCTTCAACGATGCCACTCCCAATCAGTTGTTGAAAGAATTGCAGCCCGATCTGCTTGTCAAAGGGGGTACCTACTCCAAAGACGAGATCGTGGGCAAGGAAGTCGTTGAAGCGTATGGCGGTGAAGTGAAACCACTGACCATCGTGGCGGGCCTGTCGACGACGAACATCGTTGAGCGATTACGTCAGACACCGACGGAACCTGTCGCACCGACTACATTCACAATGCCGACCAAACCCCCAGTCACTACTCCCAACCCATTGGAGCGAAAAGCAGGATGA